GCTGTTTTTACACATCCACCAACCTGCTGCTCCCAGCTGAATCACACAGGGATGTCAATAAAGGGTTTAGAATAGATAGGAATATAACAGCAATTATGCACTCATCAGTAGAAGCCCATATTAAATTTTTACTATTTGTACTTATTGTTCCACTTGCACTCTTGTAAAAGATTTGCTTTTGTTGGCCCAATTGTAATTTTTAGGTCTTGTTACCAGAGGTATGATGCACATTCAGGTGAACTTTGTAGACAGGAGAGAGCACTGAACTCATCTTACATCCTGATATAAGGATAATCTTTGTGCTTGCAGGATGTTTACTTATGTTAGCATACATGTTAATCTGAATTATCTGTATGTACCTCAGAGCAGactgttgaaaaatgaaaagaaaatatgttaaGGAAAatatgttgggggggggggggggggggggggttgctaacCTTACTTAGGGACAGAGCCAACCATCTTGATTGTGACCTGTGGAAAAGAGCTTCTGTATGTTAGACCAGAACCCCTGACCAGGGGGGACAATGGAGTAAATCTATGAACAACTGCCTAGAATCCCTTTTCCTTCCAAGGAATGCATCCAAGAAGCCTTAATGTAGCCTTGCTTTGCTTCATTGTAACCCAGCTGTCTGATAAAAATCCACTAAACTAATTCTCCTCGTTCCTCAGAAATGGGGTATGCtgtgggagtatttacagctaACTGTTCAATCATTCGGAACTTTGAGATTCAATTTTCCACCCATTAACAGCTTGGTAACAGGTTGCATGGTACTGGCCGAAAGTGAGACAAAGGGCGATCAAACTGGTGCACAACACACCGTTACGGCATACACAATACGTAaatgattacattacattaaatagTACATTGGGTTGTAGGCAATCGTGTCTGGATGAAAAATACAGATGATTAACACCTGACAAACTTGGGCTTCGGGAAGCAAAAAGTAAGAAAACAGTCTACTAAAGAATTACCTGAAAGTTGTCCTCTGTTCACTCGAGGAATAAGATACGGTAGACATCAGCGGATTTATCAGCAATTTCACAGCgcagaaactgaaaaagtaGCGGAAGAAGAAACAGTCATTTTAGTTATGCCACTCACTCACCtcctaactgtacgttcacactgagcgcggcgagagcgtcaaagtgaccggaagtcattcattttcaatgagagccagcgtctttaagcggcgaagagcgtcgcggcaaagggcgtcgcggcgagggtggtttgggcgtcaaaatacagttgaagttcggttaactttatggtaatgagatatgacgcggttgggcggcaaccaatagaaacttggaagtgctccgctctagagaattgtagagaacacgacagtataaactattgttcccacaaaacttttggtcctaagcaaaatggaggagaaactgattatatcggtggtgggtttccccatgttgtactgtaatgtaggttatgcacaaacgttagtgttaattaaaggccaaggctagtaaacgtatcctataaactccatgctggaatttgacctagcctatcattaacacaaaagacacacaacaacaaaaagcttttaagtagtgtttttcattagttaattttgttacgaaatatgtaattagcattgtttatttatttctgtcatcggtcgatttcgcaccttcacatttaaaatgtctcataaggttaactcatagcctactggtggtcagtcagcacaaagataccgctcgacctgtttgtttgctttatagcccctttaaaaacatttgcataaccaagctttccgaaggaacttgtacccgcctatttcatcaacggcagagcgtccacagtgttcaatagcgtcgttggcagggaggtttgggcgactcttgacgctctcgccgctctcagtgtgaacgtacagtaaacTTTGCATCACTATTCCATAATTGAAAATAGCTGACAGGTAGATGAGAACAGTTACACTTATTTTTGTGTCATATGGGCTACTAATGAAAGCAAAATTTATTTCTTGTTATCTTTGTTTCGAAAGCCCGTCAGGTCCACTATTGCCAATAGTGTAAAAACTCCCTTCTGAAGCAAAACTGTCTACATCTAATGACGTATTTGCAACAGTCCTCCAACTTTTTTTCATTGGAGGACAGGTGCAGTGCCGTTTCTATGGAAACAGTCATAAACGTAAAATGGAGTTCCTTCGCTGGAGCTGTGAGGACGTCGCCAAATGGATAGAATCCCTTGGTTATCCCCATTATACGGTAAACGGTTCTTTCAGTAATCCAGTTTACCGTCGtattaaaacaatatttcaacTTTATGCAACTACAAGAATTTAAATcggtaaaatcataaaaatgcCAGCTCGAACCcaatatactgtacatataggCCTATTCGATCTTGTAAGAATATTTTACACCACTGTATCACGTTAAATAGTTAGTTAACATTGGTTATAGcccttaaaaacaacaacagattaTTCTATAAATTAGTCTGATCTACAATGTGTAGCTTTTTTTAATAGAGTAGTTAGCCCAGGTAACTTCGGTTGCCTGGAAAAGCAGCCAGCCATTTCAGTGAAGAGTCGCCCGTGACCTGGCTAAATAATAGGATGACTTCAGTGTGCGTTACAAGAAAACGGACAAATCTGCGTGGTAATTGATCATATAATTTAGATTTGCCAATTGTGTGTTCCTTACATGCAGCATGTTACAAGTTTCGTAAGCGTTAAATTATAAAACAAGCTAGAATTGTGTGAATCACATAAACGTCGTGCTTTTTCTGTTAAAGTGCCATCCTTGATCAGGAATGAATATACAATTTAGGAACAAACTAGCCTGTTCTGTGTGTAGCCTACCGCCTAATTAACTGATGTTACCATTTTGCATCTCAGCCATGTTTCACAGAGAATCTCATAACTGGTAGAAAGCTGATATACGTGAACTGCCGTTATCTGCCTCGACTAGGTATCACTGACTTCAAGGATATGAAGGTAAGATTAAACGAAACATCACAGTCTCTGAGATGGACAGCTACATTAGCTAGAACATAAGAATGAGATGTACAattcaaatgatattttctCTATGTTTAGACAGCCCTCTGAGTATTTGCACCTGCAACTTGAGGACAGGACACACAATAAAATTCCACACAGCTACTCCCctcttttactttaaaaataaattttgcTGTAACACAAAAACCTCATACAGACATATGGGAACATCTTGTGATGTAAATGGTGAATAAACCACTGTGGTGTGTCTCTATAGGCAATCTCTGCTCATGTGCGAAAACTTCTGGGTATAGCTGAGCCACTTTGGAGCCGTAGCATTTCAGACCCCCCACAAGATGACATGGTGATGTTTCTGGAGGTGAAGAGTAGGACAGGGGAACAAGCTGACTCCCTTACTTACACTCGTTTTCTGAACCAGAAGAAAAAATAGGCCTCATCAAAGGAGACTTAATAAAGTGAAAATTGTGAGTATGTCAAACTGTCTCCATGTCTTTATTCTGAAGTAAACGTAGGGCATCAAACCACTGTGATTTGTTCTCCTGTGGTGTTCAGTTACTGCAGCTGGTTTTAAAACTTGTAAATTGACTGTCCATGAAAGCCAATGTGAGCTCTAGACTTACACACTCATTAATGCACTGTTTCACAGACAAGAGGCATGGCTGCAATGTATTTGGAAAGACAAATGTCGttcttaaataaatacattgcaTTTTCCTTCAGTCTGATTTAGTGATGTGATACCAGAGTGCTGGTCAGTCTTCAGTCTGTTCTGTAAATGAACCAAGAAGGTGGAAAACTGATATCCAAGCATCCATATCAAGGAAGATATAGACAGCAGATATTCAGATTTTCCTTATGCGAGAGGGTACTTCTGAACAATTAATGATGACTGAATACGACAGAACAAGAAACACATTGGAAGTCTTTGTTTAAGAAGATATGTTACTTGGGAAGAAATGAACTGGCTTTAAAACGGCTCTTCCACGACCAATTGCTCCTTGCCACTCCACAAAATATGGAGCAATTAAGTTCCCTCAATTAGtgacatttggtctgtttggaCCACAGTAAATTCAGCAGAAGTTAATGTGCAGGTCTAAGTGATCCCGTTAATGTTTAGGATTAAAGAATCGATCATTAGGGTATCCTGCTATCTTAAAGATATTTTAAGTATAGCCTGTTTCTGAGAATATATGTGTGGGCATATGTGTGTTCGAATTCAGCAGAGGcattaaaagtcatttttccGAATGACtgagcttttattttattgcacCAGTCGAGCGCCCAACGGCAGCCTACTCTTCACCTGCAGATAGTATTGCGCGATAGTGGAGGAGGGATGTCATGTCTTGACGCCGTTAAAAGCGGGCGGGTGACACCTGCTCCATCTATGTGGACAGACAACATTCGGGGCCATATTTTGGGCGAATgagctggagggagagaggaccTGAAACATCAGCCTGCTGAGATGCAATCCGTATTCAGCTCTAGTCACTCTGTCTCCTAACGGCTGTCGCCACAAAGGCGTTTTCTCTGCTGTAAACGGTGCATGCGAGTGTAATGCGGAGAGGCCAGCCTTGCTGGAGTGCGGCCGCAACAACGGGACGACTTCGTCTGCGGCTTTTTTTCCTGAATCAAAGACCGTAATCGTTTCATACTGATAATTCTGGGTGATTGAGGTGGTCACTTACAGAATTTTCCCTCTGCCTCTTTTCGTCTATAGCCTACGATGGATGTCTTTGAGGATTTCTTTCGGATTCCAGGACTGCTCTAATATTTACTAATAGTAAATTAATCTATTTGGGTCATCTTCAAAGAATCGCCATTTGGAAGACTTCGTCAAGGTGCTGTGATTTGAAATTTATCGGACGGGTTTTACTTGATTGTACATGCACCTTGCTGTACAGAACAGGGCAGATATCCTCTCCAaggtaaatatgaaaaaattttcatttatgtgtttCTCCCAGCCTCCACATACGCTCTAGAGAGACAGATTTAAGCACCGGTCTGATCATTTGGACTGAAAATCGCATGGATGTATATTCATAATTATAGGCTACCACAGTCTTTAACCATCACGCAGACGTCTTTTTTAATAGAATAGGCGAGGAATTTCCCGAACCTCTCGTTCTATGGAATGTAGCTGAGCGCATATCTCGCACTGCAAGGTCAAAAAATCCCTTTACCTGATGGATATGCAGTTCAGATGTAAGAAACAACGATTTGGATGACAAAAAATCTTACGGAAAAAGCGGCAGGCTAAAGCTAAATAACATTACAAATATATAACATAgctggaataaaaaaagatcGGGTGCTGTTtataaagaataaaatgatTCCATTGCCTCTAATAGTTCATATGATATTCAGTCTTATGGGTAGCAAGTTACTGTTTGAATGGCGAGGAATTGGTGTCAAGGTCCAAATCTTGCAATCGGAGTGCGTGCACCTGAGCATTCTTTCACTATGGGAAACTCtcaaatgtatatgtatatattagcATAACTCCAATACAGATAGGCCTACAAGACAAAGTTCTTAATACTGAAGTGGTGGGCTATCACATGGCTGACCCAGCATGCATTGCAGATCCATGTATTTGCAAATAGAcaatatcatatatatatatatatatatatatatatatatatatacacacacacacacacacacacacacacacacacacgatattgTCTatttgcacacatacatacatcatacatacatatatatatatatatacacatacacacaaacacacatatgataTTTTCAAAGCTTCAAACAATCCAAGAAATGAGCAAATGATTTCAAGGAGCTTGCCATGTACACAGATGGAAGCCTTGTTACAGGGGAATTAGGGACCCCCTCTTCTActcactaaaaaaaagaaccccaaaaCCTCTTAAATGGATTTTACTGAGACAGTTGTCATCCTCACGCGGTCTTTCTGGCAGTTCTACAATTCCTTATACTGTATGCATCAATCAGATAGGTATGGAAAATCTGGTGTGTCATTGTATATCTGAACCAAAAAGTGTGCATCTTTATTTGAGAAACAATGAGCTGAAATGAGCTCATAATGCATTTTCTATGAAACACATGATCTGGAATCATAATTATCCCATTTATAAAGACCAAGATCCCTTAAGagcacacctcctctctcctcactgaaCCAGTTTCAGTCTTAACACCGCTGGATTTCCTCATTGTCAATGGTGTCAGATATGTTCCTTCTGCATATACTCTATGATGCAATTTTGGCACAACCACAtgttctgtgaaagaaaaaagaaaaacgtgatTGGTCTACCTCCAGCATGGCCTATATTACTAGTAtcacaagagtgtgtgtgctggccACTCCCTCCTCCAGAGGCAGAACTGTCTttatgaaaacatgtatttgtcaTGTAATGTCTTTGAGATCATTTAGAGAAATCTATTACAGGGAAGACTTTTCTTCCCAAGTATCAAGTAGAGGGTAGATGATTTCTGAAGAAATGTTGTAGATAAATGAGCTTGATTTGTTCACTTGATTCCCAGTGTGCCAACATCCAGAAATTACATTCTCAGACAGAAATTTCCTTCTCACAGTTTTTTCGTTTCATTCAATAGGAGGTAAATGATctcaaaactgtgtttttgtgaatgttgaCCTCTAAAGACTGTCAGGACTCCACagtattttttaaaccaaaattGAGAATCTAAAGACATGTCCTCACATATCTTTCACGTTTGGCTGAGTCTTGTGAGGAAGAAGGAAAATATCTCCTATGCTCTGAGTGAATCAATATCACATCCGTACTGGTGTTCCACTTGACTCAGAAGGATCACTGAGTCAAGTTTAAATACTGCCAGGATCTGCAACACACCAGCTGCTCTTCAAAAATCTCTGACTAAAAACTTAACGGATGTTTCATACTTATTCAGAATATaccaaggaaaaagaaaaatcttttccTCCAAATAAAAatcaggacaaaaacaaaatacactaTGCCAAATTCAGCTGTGTTTAATATTgtatgttaaaaataaacatttatgcAAGATCTTTAACATCTGCACTCCTGTATGCTATTCAGAATCTGTAGCTCTGTGAAATGTTATAGTCCTGTCAAGGTCTTAAGAGTCAtcgaatgccccccccccatcccccgcTCTGTTATTCTTCTGCCCCCTTCCACTCCCCGTCCCCATTGTATGGTAAGTAACACGAGCAGTGGAGGAGTACAGGTAATCAATAATGAGGGATGACACATCTCTCCCTATGTGGCCGTCCTGCTGATCCCTTCcctttgttttcatgtgatCTTAAGAGACATCAGTCTAATTCTGATGAGTAACTGGATGGCCAAGAAACTCTTTCATCCCTGTATACATAAAGATAAAAGGCAAAGCATTATCATATCAAAAACACTGCATCGGCTTTGCTTGGGTTTTGTGTTTAGCTGCTTCCAGACACTATTCAGAGTGTCTTTAGGGTTTGATTTGTCAAGACTTAATGTTTTTGAACAAGGGAAGAGCTACGCTGCCCGGGAATGTCCTGAGAGATCAAAGAAATCTGACTAAAGAAATAGCATGAGAGGACCTAAGTACTACTTGGATGTTAAGTGTGTGGTAAATGATTAGGAAATGGTTTAATTCAAGTTATTATTTTTGGTCAGGCCTGTCATACCTCATTTTTCCAGTAAGGATTAAATCAACATTAAGCtatttctcctccatctcctttCACAGGTGTGGTTCCCTTAAAAAGAAACCCAATGGAGACTTTATTGGTCTATTTGCTTGTCATTTTCATGGCAGTGAAAGCCCAGAAGGTTCAAATCTGTCCAAAACGATGCCTTTGCCAGGTTTTAAACCCCAATCTTGCAACCTTGTGTGACAAGAAGGGGCTTCTTTTTGTTCCTCCAAATATTGACAAACATACTGTTGAGCTTCGACTGGGTGACAACTTCATCACCAGTGTAAAACGGAAAGACTTTGCCAACATGACTAAACTGGTGGACCTAACACTGTCCAGGAACACGATAAGCACCATCTCACCACACGCCTTCAATGACCTGGAGAACTTGCGTGCCCTTCACTTAGACAGCAACCGTCTTATACGCATCACCAACGACACCTTCAGTGGCATGTCCAAGCTGCACCACCTTATACTCAACAACAACCAGCTCACCTATATCCATTCTGGAGCTTTCAATGACCTGCTGGCTCTGGAGGAGTTGGACCTGTCCTACAATAATCTGGAGAGTGCCCCCTGGGTGGCCATTCAACGTATGACCAGCCTACATACCTTGAGTCTGGACCATAACATGATTGATTACATACCTGAAGGCACATTTTCTGGGCTGCAAAGGCTCAAGAGACTAGATGTCACCTCTAACAAGCTGCAGAAACTTCCACCGGATCCAGTCTTCCAGCGAGCAGGGGTCTTAGCTACATCAGGGGTTCTGGGCCCATCGTTGTTTGCACTGAGTTTTGGTGGGAACCCATTGCGCTGTAATTGTGAGCTGCTTTGGTTGAGGAGACTGAGACGTGAAGACGATCTGGAGACCTGTGCAGCACCGCAACACCTTGCCGGACGCTATTTCTGGACAGTGTCTGAGGAGGAGTTCTTATGTGAACCGCCACTCATAACACGTCATTCCCAGGAGACACGAGCACTGGAGGGGCAGCATGTGACTCTTCGATGTAAAGCCCGGGGTGACCCAGACCCTGTCATTCATTGGATTGCCCCTGATGGCAGGTTGGTGTCCAACTCTTCCCGCACAGTGGTGAACAGTGACGGCACTCTGGATATCCTTATCAGCACAGTGAAGGATTCTGGCTCTTTCACCTGTGTGGCCTCCAATCCATCTGGAGAGGCCCAGCAAACTGTCACACTGCTCATCACAAAACTGCCACATTTCACCAACGACACTAGCTTAGCCGGAGAGCCAGACCCTGGGTCTTCAGACATTGCCACATCAACCCGGACGGGTAGTGATAGTGGTGTCTCCATGGGTAATGCCAAAAGTGGGCAGGAAAAGCGAGTTTTGGTTGCTGAAATAACATCTTCCACAGCTCTCATCAAGTTCAACTTCCAGTGGAATATTCCAGGAATTCGCATGTTCCAGATTCAATACAATGGCACTTATGATGACTCTTTGGTTTACAGGTAAGATCAGAAATGGAGCTTTCTCCATTATTTAAGCTCTtaataatgtaaaatgtgaCATAATGTGAAATAGTtaagaaaaatgatgaaatgttttgCCTGCAGAAAACTGATTGTGCATTCCACATCATGGCCATAAGCACAAGTAGTCTTATAGCTTATCCCTGTAAACTGGCAGAATTTAGAAGATCAACCTAAAAGATGTCAGCAGACATAAAAATCACACATCCAGTTGATTAAAACATAATGTAGCCTCACAGAGTCAGTCAAGAAAAAGACTccaaaaacagaactgtgtaAGTGAGCTGGAGCTGTGCACACAGGGCACAGATAAACTTAAATAGAGTTCAGAgagtcctcctcctcttccagtAGCTTTGCTGCCAGCTCAGAATGTAAACACAATGATTTGATGAAGGAGGACTGCAGACTACGATAGCATGGTCTAAGAGGTCTTCGGAGGTTACGTGACTCATGGAAGAAGAACTTGTCTAAATGTAGGCTTTGAGTTTGATCAGAAGCACCCACTGGAATTAGTCTGTAGAACAGAAACTCTGAGATTTTAGCTTAGCAAATTAAAAATTTATTCAGGATAAATCTCTTGCTGAGCGTTTTTCCACAGAAGCACTTATGATGAGGAGGATATCACTTTACAGCTCCCACATCATAGTGATATATGGTCAtgtacatgttttaaacattgaCACCAAAATTATGTTGGTCTATATTACTTGGTATGTTATTTGATATTAGTGAGTGTTATTGCACTAACTGTTTGCCTACTAAACTCTGTTTCGTCACAGAATGATACCTCCCACCAGTAAAAAGATACTGGTTAATAACCTGGCGGCAGGCACACTCTATGACCTCTGCGTCCTGGCCATCTATGATGATGTGGTGACCACTTTGACAGCCACACGAGTAGTGGGCTGTGTTCATTTCACCACCGAGCCCCAGTACCTCCGCTGCCACTTCATGAAGTCTCAGTTCTTGGGTGGTACCATTGTTGTTATCATTGGTGGCATCATTGTGGCATCGGTCCTGGCGTTCATCATCTTCCTTATTGTACGCTACCGAGTATGCAGCCAGGATGGAGGGGATAAGGGAGTGGAGCTGGGAGAAATCCACTCTCAGTCAAGAAGTGAACAGCTACAAGGTTGCGGTCTCATAAAGTCCATGTCTAAGCAGCTTCTTGGCCCAGAACGGGACTTCTGTCGAAAAATCTCACCCGAAATGGAATCCACGCCAGCACCAGCGCCTGCACCTGCACCCGTGCCCGCGCCTGCGCCTGTGCCGGTCCCTGCCCCTCGTTCAGCCAAAGCTGCTCTCCCTGAATGTACAGTCACTACCTCTGCTGCCAATCACAGCTGGCACCCAGCCTCCCCGAGCCCCCTGCGCCCCGCTCACATAGCTGGCGTCCTCGCGGCAGACAAACAGAGTGGTGTGGAGTTAGACAACACCAACAAGAACAACTCTGCCAGGCCTCGGCCCAAAGCCAACGTACGAGCTCTCTCCACTGTGGTCACCCCAATGCCCAGGAGAGCACAGCTACAGTCCATGCACAACTACATGACTGTTCCGGTTGGGGGGGTGAGTCGCAGGCACTCTCTGAATGTAGACTCATGCCAGCAGCGTAGCTACGGGAGTTACCAGCCTACCCCAAGTAGCTTGCGCTCAAAACGGAGTCTCTCCATGAGTGGGGATCTGCCGCAGCTGCACTGTTCAGAAAGGCTGCGCGGGAAAGACACTATTTCCAGGTCAGAGTGGGTTCTTGAGAGCACTCTCTGATTGGGATTATTGACTTCAATCTCTATTGTTTTGATGGATTTACAGGTTGTCTTATGATTGTCTCTGTTTTAGACCAGAGTGCATATTCAGTCTTTGTTGAACTTCGGTTTAAAACTTGACCATGTCACTTGATAATTTGAACCAATGAGGTAAAAGGACTAATTAATGGGAAAAGGCCTTGCcagtggaaatgtttttttaaaaaagcacaaatGAAATACCATTTCTTGCATATATAAAATTAATCCCAGTGACTTGTATAAACATGTTATattgtgtaaaataaaacacacaaaactctaTTTGAGTTCATATGCTATTAAATGCTATTAATACTGGTAATGTTGGGACTGCTATGCCTTTAGTAGTGTGTTCATATGAAAAATACTCAAAAATGATTTCTTCAAATGAAATAGAGGCTGAGCCTTTACGTTTTATCCTGTATATATTTATCCCAAACTACCATTAATACCAAAACCAGTGTCGTGATCTGTAAAGCCCAGATTACACAGTCAGGGTTCTGTTATTAATGTGGTCCAGAAGACTTGCAGGCCATTTCTCTGGCTTCTCTATACACAGAGAACAACTTCGATATTATTTTTCAAGAGAGGCACATTGAACTACAATATATATTTGGTAGTTTTTggtatatgttttgtttttactgttttagtaCTTTAGAATAATAAGgtaagaagaagaggaaaacatacaggttttattttgttctgcATGCTAATGGAGAccagtttctgtttcttcccgaCTCGACTCTGTCATAGTTCTCTTCAAAACTAAAGCTTaagaaagacaaagcaaaacaaccACAGGGATCATTGCTCCTTCATACAGTCTATGCCATATGGTGATAACTGCCTCTTCTGTTCTTGATGTATATATGGCTGGTTTGAAATTATATATTTTGCAAAGCTGAATAAGCCCAATAAGCCTGCAGTGGAGAATGTTGAGCcataattatttttagaagtGTTAATCCTTGCCTTCCTCAGAGGCacggaatgagagagagagggggtctCTCCCAAGCCTTGGCTTTCtgactttctctgtttgttcaaaGGAACAGCAAGCAGGCGATAAAAGAGGCCATTCTGTTCTCTGGGGATGCTCCCCTCCCACCCTTCCTGCTTACACAAGCAGCTGCCCTTCCTTCTCCCAGCACAAATACAGCCAAAAAAGCACTGCATTTCCAACAGTGCAGGTTAAAGATCACTGTTCTcattcaaatgaacacacacaattacacacctAGAAACgtacatacagtcacacacacacacacacacacacacacacacacacacacacacacacacacacacacaca
This sequence is a window from Chanos chanos chromosome 4, fChaCha1.1, whole genome shotgun sequence. Protein-coding genes within it:
- the lrfn5b gene encoding leucine-rich repeat and fibronectin type-III domain-containing protein 5 produces the protein METLLVYLLVIFMAVKAQKVQICPKRCLCQVLNPNLATLCDKKGLLFVPPNIDKHTVELRLGDNFITSVKRKDFANMTKLVDLTLSRNTISTISPHAFNDLENLRALHLDSNRLIRITNDTFSGMSKLHHLILNNNQLTYIHSGAFNDLLALEELDLSYNNLESAPWVAIQRMTSLHTLSLDHNMIDYIPEGTFSGLQRLKRLDVTSNKLQKLPPDPVFQRAGVLATSGVLGPSLFALSFGGNPLRCNCELLWLRRLRREDDLETCAAPQHLAGRYFWTVSEEEFLCEPPLITRHSQETRALEGQHVTLRCKARGDPDPVIHWIAPDGRLVSNSSRTVVNSDGTLDILISTVKDSGSFTCVASNPSGEAQQTVTLLITKLPHFTNDTSLAGEPDPGSSDIATSTRTGSDSGVSMGNAKSGQEKRVLVAEITSSTALIKFNFQWNIPGIRMFQIQYNGTYDDSLVYRMIPPTSKKILVNNLAAGTLYDLCVLAIYDDVVTTLTATRVVGCVHFTTEPQYLRCHFMKSQFLGGTIVVIIGGIIVASVLAFIIFLIVRYRVCSQDGGDKGVELGEIHSQSRSEQLQGCGLIKSMSKQLLGPERDFCRKISPEMESTPAPAPAPAPVPAPAPVPVPAPRSAKAALPECTVTTSAANHSWHPASPSPLRPAHIAGVLAADKQSGVELDNTNKNNSARPRPKANVRALSTVVTPMPRRAQLQSMHNYMTVPVGGVSRRHSLNVDSCQQRSYGSYQPTPSSLRSKRSLSMSGDLPQLHCSERLRGKDTISRSEWVLESTL